A DNA window from Arachis hypogaea cultivar Tifrunner chromosome 18, arahy.Tifrunner.gnm2.J5K5, whole genome shotgun sequence contains the following coding sequences:
- the LOC112772312 gene encoding putative axial regulator YABBY 2 isoform X1, protein MDMMGTERVCYVYCNFCNTTLAVSVPCSSLLTIVTVRCGHCANLLSVNMGASLQTLPPQDPHHHQSQKQHLSFQDPSSKELGSSSSRCNKLSAAFDPVDHDPQPRIPPIRPPEKRQRVPSAYNRFIKEEIQRIKASNPDISHREAFSTAAKNWAHFPHIHFGLKLDGNKQAKLDQGEGTQKSNGFY, encoded by the exons atggacaTGATGGGAACCGAACGTGTTTGTTATGTTTACTGCAACTTCTGCAACACCACTCTAGCG GTTAGTGTTCCATGTAGCAGTTTGCTGACCATAGTGACAGTTAGATGTGGGCATTGTGCCAATCTGCTATCAGTTAACATGGGAGCATCTCTTCAAACATTGCCTCCTCAAGACCCTCACCATCATcag TCACAGAAGCAGCACCTGAGCTTCCAAGATCCAAGCAGCAAGGAACTGGGATCATCCTCATCAAGATGCAACAAGTTATCAGCAGCATTTGATCCTGTAGACCATGATCCCCAACCTAGGATCCCTCCCATTCGTC CTCCGGAAAAGAGACAACGTGTTCCTTCTGCTTATAACCGGTTCATTAA GGAGGAAATCCAAAGAATTAAGGCTAGCAATCCAGACATAAGCCACAGGGAAGCTTTCAGCACAGCAGCCAAAAAT TGGGCTCATTTCCCTCACATTCACTTTGGATTAAAGCTGGATGGAAACAAACAAGCAAAGTTGGACCAAGGGGAAGGGACTCAAAAGTCTAATGGATTCTACTGA
- the LOC112772312 gene encoding putative axial regulator YABBY 2 isoform X2, which yields MDMMGTERVCYVYCNFCNTTLAVSVPCSSLLTIVTVRCGHCANLLSVNMGASLQTLPPQDPHHHQKQHLSFQDPSSKELGSSSSRCNKLSAAFDPVDHDPQPRIPPIRPPEKRQRVPSAYNRFIKEEIQRIKASNPDISHREAFSTAAKNWAHFPHIHFGLKLDGNKQAKLDQGEGTQKSNGFY from the exons atggacaTGATGGGAACCGAACGTGTTTGTTATGTTTACTGCAACTTCTGCAACACCACTCTAGCG GTTAGTGTTCCATGTAGCAGTTTGCTGACCATAGTGACAGTTAGATGTGGGCATTGTGCCAATCTGCTATCAGTTAACATGGGAGCATCTCTTCAAACATTGCCTCCTCAAGACCCTCACCATCATcag AAGCAGCACCTGAGCTTCCAAGATCCAAGCAGCAAGGAACTGGGATCATCCTCATCAAGATGCAACAAGTTATCAGCAGCATTTGATCCTGTAGACCATGATCCCCAACCTAGGATCCCTCCCATTCGTC CTCCGGAAAAGAGACAACGTGTTCCTTCTGCTTATAACCGGTTCATTAA GGAGGAAATCCAAAGAATTAAGGCTAGCAATCCAGACATAAGCCACAGGGAAGCTTTCAGCACAGCAGCCAAAAAT TGGGCTCATTTCCCTCACATTCACTTTGGATTAAAGCTGGATGGAAACAAACAAGCAAAGTTGGACCAAGGGGAAGGGACTCAAAAGTCTAATGGATTCTACTGA